From Algoriphagus sp. NG3, the proteins below share one genomic window:
- a CDS encoding MBL fold metallo-hydrolase: protein MLYIKSFTFNPFQENTYVLYDEKGEAALIDPGCFDLAERKELLDFVSDKKIRITQLLNTHCHIDHVLGNAWAKKTFGVPLLIHKEEEAVLRAVEVYAPNYGFSGYETSEAEGFLTEGQEIKIGDEVLKIIFVPGHAPGHVVFYHKESQQCIAGDTLFRGSIGRTDLPGGNHDLLLSKIKSELFTLPEETVLYPGHGPETTVAFEKLHNPFVGKNARL from the coding sequence ATGCTATACATTAAGTCTTTTACATTCAACCCATTTCAGGAAAACACCTACGTGCTTTATGATGAAAAAGGCGAAGCTGCACTGATAGATCCCGGATGTTTTGATCTGGCTGAACGCAAGGAGCTATTGGATTTTGTCAGTGATAAGAAAATCCGGATTACCCAACTGCTCAACACCCATTGCCACATAGACCATGTACTAGGAAACGCCTGGGCAAAAAAAACATTTGGAGTACCACTTCTGATTCATAAAGAGGAAGAGGCTGTGCTGAGAGCAGTGGAAGTATATGCGCCCAATTACGGATTCTCCGGATATGAAACGAGCGAAGCAGAAGGCTTTCTGACAGAAGGGCAAGAAATTAAGATAGGAGACGAGGTGCTGAAAATCATATTTGTACCAGGGCATGCCCCAGGCCATGTGGTTTTTTACCATAAAGAATCCCAGCAATGCATAGCTGGAGACACATTATTCCGAGGCAGCATTGGACGCACAGACTTACCGGGAGGCAATCATGATTTACTTCTTAGCAAGATCAAATCGGAGCTTTTTACGTTACCAGAAGAGACCGTATTATACCCCGGGCATGGCCCAGAAACAACCGTAGCTTTTGAGAAACTCCATAACCCATTTGTGGGTAAAAACGCAAGACTTTGA
- the gcvH gene encoding glycine cleavage system protein GcvH encodes MDFPQELKYTKDHEWVKIDGDIATIGITEFAASELGDIVYVEVETIGDTLETNEVFGSVEAVKTVSDLFMPVSGEILEVNPELEDSPELVNESPYEKGWMIKVKITGDLPSELLSSSEYVELVGK; translated from the coding sequence ACCAAAGACCACGAATGGGTTAAAATCGACGGTGACATAGCAACTATCGGTATCACTGAGTTTGCCGCCAGTGAGTTAGGCGATATCGTCTATGTAGAAGTTGAGACTATTGGAGACACATTAGAGACAAACGAAGTTTTTGGATCTGTAGAAGCAGTAAAGACCGTTTCTGATTTATTTATGCCTGTATCCGGTGAGATTTTGGAAGTAAACCCTGAGTTAGAGGATTCTCCTGAGCTGGTGAACGAATCTCCTTACGAAAAGGGATGGATGATCAAAGTAAAGATCACAGGTGACCTTCCTTCAGAATTACTCTCTTCATCCGAGTACGTCGAACTTGTAGGTAAATAA
- a CDS encoding biopolymer transporter Tol — protein sequence MRYHLFRILVVTGLWLNSFFALAQFDQERFGKNRIQHKQFEWYFYSSNNFEVYYYDRGGANAKMAIDFLEEEFNRLTQMIGYVAYTKPKIYIYNSPEELLQSNVNLNKEEYNEQGQTNFNRLLAEISYKGEVDLFKEDLIYGTAKVIIEEMLYGSSVSDAFQSNLTNSFPEWYVDGIALYLAKGWSREMDDYVRHYFQEDETPKIFKLKEREAALVGQSVWNYIAERYGRRYVSSVLNLSRINRNEENSIANTVGLNFKTFIEDWKKYYLNINKQVSSTFQEPNKSAAVAHTSPKFIGAINDVKFSPDGLNLAYVINNGGKYRVQVREVSTGREQTIFAGGTSLQDQEANFKSPIIAWRDSANIAIASFKRGFTTLRLRSLDGSNQDKIFLRNITQILSLDFNSTGKNMVLSAISNGKSDIYTLNASGAGRRLTNDSFDQLTPMFLNDSTIIYSSNQTDLPDSLMGKNLQLNSLPDYYNLYMVQVTDTVITKQLTNSNSKNILPRRVNSNSIVYLSDLSGINNLMRMSIGNQVSNQISAYNKSVEAYDVNSRMNRIAYSVRDGRESYLVVEGFSNADQFTPSTPRIQLEQAKSLNERLAARRLMEEKEAKENLPEPIENSDITDQQSLIPIDTISKNPTSSIDLKRLSFENRKGINTDNYSFDTLPSNLESPAASAAESKTNLLEAFRKESLKKRVTGPRQMDPQFFINNINTRFVVDPLRGFGIGLTGKMTDLLDNHVFHGGVMTTLDFRSGGDIFFEYEYLKSRVDFKGRFDRRTVRIEQGDVTYQKYVLTKVEAGFSYPLNANARVSLTPFVAKTQYFNLNPDSLIYGQVPDQNRFDVNYVGGKAEFVYDRTQPLGLYSQSGFKAKVGYTQYHSFKHNERSFGNFFLDLREYYAIHKNIVLAGRLYAGSFMGNNPQTYMLGGMDNWLFNEFYNPPINRPESSPIRNPSGVENSNILFADFVDLRGYDYDEIRGRNMVTFTAELRVPVFSYLTRGNITSNFIRNFQIVGFYDVGSAWNDSAPWERVNDQNTEVINTGGSPFTITLNNFNNPWLQSYGAGLRTVLLNYYVKFDVARPIRNYEAEDLKFYVTLGFNF from the coding sequence ATGCGATATCATCTTTTCCGAATTTTAGTTGTTACTGGGTTATGGTTAAATTCATTTTTCGCCCTCGCTCAGTTTGATCAAGAGCGTTTTGGGAAAAACAGAATTCAACACAAGCAATTTGAATGGTATTTCTATTCCTCAAATAATTTTGAGGTTTATTATTATGACCGAGGCGGAGCTAACGCAAAGATGGCCATCGATTTTTTGGAAGAGGAGTTTAACCGACTTACCCAGATGATTGGCTATGTGGCTTATACCAAGCCTAAAATCTACATCTATAATTCTCCCGAAGAACTGCTGCAGAGCAACGTAAACCTGAACAAAGAAGAGTACAATGAACAAGGACAGACCAACTTCAATAGGCTTCTGGCAGAAATTTCCTATAAAGGGGAAGTAGATTTATTCAAAGAAGATTTGATCTATGGCACTGCGAAGGTCATAATTGAGGAAATGCTGTATGGGTCTTCCGTATCAGATGCGTTTCAGTCCAACCTTACGAACAGCTTCCCTGAATGGTATGTGGATGGGATAGCCTTGTACTTAGCCAAAGGATGGAGTAGGGAAATGGATGACTATGTGCGACACTATTTCCAAGAAGATGAAACTCCCAAAATCTTCAAGTTGAAAGAAAGAGAAGCTGCCCTAGTAGGGCAATCTGTCTGGAATTACATTGCAGAAAGATATGGAAGAAGGTATGTGTCCAGTGTGCTCAACCTGTCCCGCATCAATAGAAATGAAGAAAACAGTATTGCAAATACTGTCGGCCTGAATTTTAAAACCTTTATAGAAGACTGGAAGAAATATTATCTGAATATAAACAAACAAGTGTCTTCCACTTTTCAGGAACCAAACAAAAGTGCGGCAGTAGCCCATACTTCCCCAAAATTCATTGGAGCAATTAATGATGTTAAATTCAGCCCTGATGGATTGAATCTAGCCTATGTGATCAATAACGGAGGGAAATACAGGGTGCAGGTGAGGGAAGTAAGCACAGGTCGGGAGCAGACAATATTTGCCGGGGGGACTTCTTTACAGGATCAGGAAGCTAATTTCAAATCTCCTATAATTGCATGGAGGGATTCTGCCAATATTGCCATCGCATCGTTCAAGAGAGGATTTACTACACTGAGGCTTCGGTCTCTTGATGGATCTAATCAGGATAAAATTTTCCTCAGGAATATCACCCAGATTCTAAGCTTGGACTTTAATAGCACCGGGAAAAATATGGTGCTGTCGGCGATTTCAAACGGCAAATCTGATATCTATACGCTGAATGCCAGTGGCGCGGGAAGAAGGTTGACAAATGATTCCTTTGATCAGTTAACGCCGATGTTTTTAAATGATTCTACGATTATTTACAGCTCTAACCAGACGGATCTTCCTGATTCCCTCATGGGTAAGAATCTTCAACTGAATTCCTTGCCAGACTACTATAACCTCTACATGGTACAGGTGACCGATACGGTGATCACAAAACAGCTGACCAACTCAAATAGTAAGAATATCCTGCCTAGAAGGGTGAATAGTAACTCGATCGTGTACTTAAGTGATCTCAGTGGGATCAATAATCTGATGCGGATGAGTATAGGCAATCAGGTCTCTAATCAGATCTCTGCCTATAATAAAAGTGTGGAAGCATATGACGTCAATTCCAGAATGAATCGGATTGCTTATTCTGTGCGGGATGGAAGAGAAAGTTACTTGGTTGTGGAGGGTTTTTCGAATGCAGACCAATTCACTCCAAGTACTCCAAGGATACAATTGGAGCAGGCGAAAAGCTTGAATGAGAGACTTGCTGCCCGACGGCTGATGGAAGAAAAGGAGGCAAAAGAAAACCTACCTGAACCTATCGAGAATTCGGATATTACTGATCAACAGTCACTTATACCTATTGACACAATTTCAAAAAACCCAACCTCCTCAATCGATCTTAAACGGTTAAGTTTTGAAAATAGGAAAGGGATAAATACTGACAATTATTCCTTTGATACCCTACCTTCAAATCTTGAATCTCCGGCAGCTTCAGCCGCCGAGTCCAAGACCAATCTACTGGAGGCATTCAGAAAGGAGAGTTTGAAAAAAAGAGTGACAGGCCCGAGGCAGATGGACCCACAGTTTTTCATCAACAATATCAATACCCGTTTTGTGGTAGATCCGTTGAGAGGATTTGGAATAGGTCTTACTGGAAAAATGACTGATTTGCTGGATAATCATGTCTTCCATGGTGGAGTCATGACCACGCTTGACTTCAGGTCCGGTGGGGATATTTTCTTTGAATATGAGTATTTGAAAAGCAGGGTTGATTTTAAGGGTAGGTTTGACCGGCGAACTGTCCGGATAGAGCAGGGGGATGTCACTTACCAAAAATACGTGTTGACAAAGGTGGAAGCAGGATTTTCTTATCCGCTCAACGCCAATGCAAGAGTGTCTCTAACTCCATTCGTTGCCAAAACACAGTATTTTAATTTGAATCCCGATTCATTGATATATGGACAAGTGCCGGATCAGAACCGGTTTGATGTTAATTATGTAGGGGGTAAAGCTGAGTTCGTTTATGATCGTACCCAACCTCTAGGGTTGTATTCCCAGTCAGGGTTTAAGGCTAAAGTCGGATATACACAATATCATTCATTCAAACATAATGAACGGTCTTTTGGAAACTTTTTCCTTGATCTGAGGGAGTATTACGCCATTCATAAGAATATAGTGCTGGCAGGTAGGTTGTACGCTGGGTCGTTTATGGGGAATAACCCGCAGACTTATATGTTAGGCGGAATGGATAATTGGCTGTTTAATGAATTTTACAATCCCCCAATCAATAGACCGGAATCTTCTCCGATCAGAAACCCATCGGGTGTGGAGAATTCCAATATTTTATTTGCTGATTTTGTCGATTTGAGGGGATATGACTATGATGAAATCAGAGGTAGAAATATGGTGACTTTCACCGCCGAGTTAAGAGTGCCTGTCTTTTCATATCTGACCAGGGGCAATATTACCTCAAATTTTATTCGAAATTTCCAGATTGTCGGTTTTTATGATGTTGGGTCCGCATGGAATGATTCCGCTCCATGGGAACGCGTAAACGATCAAAATACTGAAGTGATTAATACCGGGGGATCGCCCTTCACCATTACATTAAATAATTTCAATAATCCTTGGCTCCAGAGTTATGGCGCTGGTCTGCGTACAGTTTTGCTTAATTATTACGTGAAGTTTGATGTGGCAAGACCAATACGGAATTATGAAGCGGAAGACTTAAAGTTCTATGTAACTTTGGGCTTCAATTTCTAA
- a CDS encoding energy transducer TonB — translation MEPKKNTKSDLRKWSGALFNLGLTISLASVLVAFEWKAKDKLIMKDIAGIEDDWEILDIPITIHTPPPPPPPAPIEINELPDNIEIDEIKDFTIDLNTTEETIIPEIEISSAPVIEDVDKIVDFAEVQAMFKGGMDAWYAYLNKNLVYPSQAKRANIEGMVVVRFVVNTDGSIQDIELVRTIGGGCDEIAKKVIENSPNWNPGKMGGKAVRSRMTMPIRFRLN, via the coding sequence ATGGAACCTAAAAAAAATACAAAATCAGATCTCAGAAAATGGTCTGGCGCATTATTTAACTTGGGACTAACCATTAGCTTGGCCTCGGTATTGGTGGCTTTCGAATGGAAAGCAAAAGATAAGTTGATCATGAAAGATATCGCAGGAATAGAGGATGACTGGGAGATACTGGACATCCCCATTACAATTCATACTCCACCTCCCCCACCACCGCCTGCCCCAATAGAGATTAACGAATTACCGGACAATATCGAGATTGATGAAATCAAAGATTTTACTATTGACCTCAATACCACAGAAGAAACCATCATACCTGAAATAGAAATCTCCTCTGCTCCTGTTATAGAAGACGTGGACAAAATAGTTGATTTTGCAGAAGTTCAGGCAATGTTCAAAGGAGGAATGGATGCCTGGTATGCCTATCTTAACAAAAACCTGGTATATCCTTCTCAGGCTAAAAGAGCCAACATAGAAGGCATGGTTGTAGTACGCTTTGTAGTAAATACAGATGGATCCATTCAGGACATAGAATTGGTCAGGACAATCGGTGGTGGATGTGATGAAATTGCCAAGAAAGTAATCGAAAACTCCCCCAATTGGAATCCAGGGAAAATGGGAGGCAAAGCAGTAAGGTCTCGAATGACTATGCCCATACGCTTCCGCTTAAATTAA
- a CDS encoding energy transducer TonB, producing MEAKKTPSADLTKKTGMFLNLGLAVAVGATLAAFEWKSFDDGSLKDLGQVTDNFEELLDIPITEQPPPPPPPPIEQPIIQEIPDEVEIEEKIEVNFDVDVKETTVIKEVVIAEAPVEEKVDQIFDVVENQPEPPGGMSAWNKYLSDNLKYPTQARRMGTEGTVIVVFVVNTDGSIQDVDVLRGIGGGCDEEAVRVVKNAPNWTPGKQRGRPVRTRMRLPIRFKLS from the coding sequence ATGGAAGCAAAAAAGACTCCCAGCGCTGACTTAACCAAAAAGACAGGTATGTTCCTGAACCTTGGTTTGGCAGTAGCTGTTGGTGCTACCCTTGCTGCCTTCGAATGGAAGTCATTTGACGACGGTTCATTGAAAGACCTTGGTCAAGTAACTGATAACTTCGAAGAGTTGCTAGATATTCCAATCACAGAGCAGCCACCACCACCGCCACCGCCACCTATAGAGCAGCCTATCATTCAGGAGATTCCGGATGAGGTGGAGATCGAAGAAAAAATCGAAGTTAACTTCGATGTCGATGTGAAAGAAACTACCGTAATCAAAGAAGTAGTGATCGCTGAAGCACCTGTTGAGGAAAAAGTAGATCAGATCTTTGACGTGGTAGAAAATCAGCCTGAGCCTCCGGGGGGAATGTCAGCTTGGAATAAATACCTAAGTGACAACCTTAAATACCCTACCCAGGCTAGAAGAATGGGTACTGAAGGTACTGTGATCGTAGTTTTCGTAGTGAATACTGATGGTTCTATCCAAGATGTAGATGTCCTAAGAGGAATCGGCGGAGGATGTGATGAGGAAGCAGTAAGAGTAGTGAAAAATGCTCCTAACTGGACTCCAGGTAAGCAAAGAGGACGTCCGGTACGAACTCGTATGAGACTACCTATCAGATTCAAACTAAGCTAA
- the pssA gene encoding CDP-diacylglycerol--serine O-phosphatidyltransferase, giving the protein MKIKSHIPNTITLLNLLSGVIGIIWVINGNILSGAYFIILAAIFDFFDGFAARILKVQSEIGKQLDSLADLISFGVLPGMILFQMAKANNGAEWLPYLTLIVPLLSAVRLAKFNLDTRQSDRFIGLPTPANALFISTLPYFAIKWSSTGEWLTSTIFLIGIAWIFSILLVVELPLIALKFKSYSLAANKFRYVLLAIGLALLLTYGLAGIPLVIIAYVGLSVIENRIITE; this is encoded by the coding sequence TTGAAAATCAAATCCCATATCCCAAATACCATCACACTACTCAACTTACTTTCCGGGGTGATTGGTATCATATGGGTCATCAATGGAAATATCCTGTCAGGAGCTTACTTTATTATTTTGGCAGCCATTTTCGACTTTTTCGATGGGTTCGCAGCTAGGATACTGAAGGTACAAAGTGAGATAGGCAAACAGCTGGACTCTTTGGCAGATCTGATTTCGTTTGGAGTACTTCCAGGGATGATTCTTTTTCAAATGGCCAAGGCGAACAATGGAGCAGAATGGCTTCCCTACCTCACCCTGATAGTCCCCCTCCTATCTGCCGTGCGACTGGCAAAGTTCAATCTAGACACCCGCCAAAGTGATAGATTCATTGGCTTACCCACTCCGGCAAACGCACTATTTATCAGTACCTTGCCTTATTTCGCCATTAAATGGTCGTCCACAGGGGAATGGCTAACTTCTACTATATTTCTAATAGGAATAGCATGGATTTTCTCAATTTTATTAGTGGTCGAGTTACCACTCATCGCATTGAAATTCAAATCTTATTCACTTGCAGCGAACAAGTTTAGATATGTTCTTTTGGCAATTGGCCTTGCCCTTCTATTAACTTACGGACTGGCGGGAATCCCACTTGTGATAATTGCGTATGTTGGTTTATCAGTAATTGAAAACAGAATCATTACAGAATGA
- a CDS encoding FAD-binding oxidoreductase, which produces MEIDFLLIGRGLAGTAIAYRLKQAGKSIRIIDQPEANNSSRVAAGLFNPVTGRKMVKTWKADLLFPEIKPFYRELERLTDSKFLTEKAIYRPFLTIEELNEWMGHSADPGFEAYLERIYSESQSEFLKDPYGGVMLRNSGWLHINNLLDAMISYFYEELILERYDEHLLYRESEHWYYKHLKAKSVIYCNGLGAMDSRFFGFLPFAPVKGEILEVRQGFTPDYVVNRGVFRIHLKESVHRVGSTYTKHDLDMGPTEEAKKEILARLTDLVQLPVDEIINHKTGIRPATRDRKPFIGKHPTEEGVYIFNGFGAKGVSLIPYFSGQMLGHLLNEKAIDKEVDIARYFNYI; this is translated from the coding sequence ATGGAAATCGATTTTTTGCTAATTGGTCGAGGTCTCGCCGGAACTGCGATAGCTTATCGTCTGAAGCAGGCGGGTAAAAGTATTAGGATTATTGATCAGCCAGAAGCGAATAACTCAAGTAGAGTAGCTGCAGGACTTTTCAATCCAGTGACTGGTAGGAAGATGGTCAAAACCTGGAAGGCAGATTTGCTTTTTCCAGAAATTAAACCGTTTTACAGGGAATTGGAGAGGCTTACTGATAGTAAGTTTCTTACTGAAAAGGCAATCTATCGCCCATTTCTCACTATAGAGGAATTAAACGAATGGATGGGACATAGTGCTGATCCTGGATTTGAAGCGTATTTGGAGAGAATATATAGTGAAAGCCAGTCTGAGTTTCTCAAGGATCCTTATGGGGGTGTTATGTTACGCAACTCAGGATGGCTACATATCAATAATCTACTTGATGCGATGATATCGTATTTTTATGAAGAATTGATTTTGGAGCGATATGATGAGCATTTGCTTTACCGGGAATCAGAGCACTGGTACTACAAACACTTGAAGGCCAAGTCAGTTATCTATTGTAATGGATTAGGGGCTATGGATTCCAGGTTTTTCGGTTTTTTGCCTTTTGCTCCGGTGAAGGGGGAAATATTGGAAGTGAGGCAGGGATTTACGCCAGATTACGTTGTGAATAGGGGAGTATTCAGAATACATTTAAAAGAGTCAGTGCATAGAGTAGGTTCTACGTATACCAAACATGATTTGGATATGGGGCCTACAGAAGAGGCTAAAAAAGAGATTTTAGCAAGGCTTACGGATTTGGTTCAGTTACCGGTTGATGAAATTATTAACCATAAAACGGGTATAAGACCAGCGACAAGAGATAGAAAGCCATTTATAGGGAAACATCCTACCGAAGAAGGCGTTTACATATTCAATGGTTTTGGGGCTAAAGGTGTCTCACTAATTCCTTATTTTAGTGGACAGATGCTAGGGCACCTTTTAAATGAAAAGGCTATTGACAAGGAAGTGGACATAGCTCGGTATTTTAATTATATTTAA
- a CDS encoding YicC/YloC family endoribonuclease — protein MIKSMTGFGNAGYEDERMVIQVEVRTLNSKFLDLSIRSPRQFNDKELEIRTLVQSILDRGKVSVTIDFQSKGGSEMPVSINQELFGLFYQKYKELANTVGDESQDIFKLAVQSPGVITQLTGEQRDDQEDWEQIKKVLIEALTKCNAFRQDEGNSLEEKLQGNIREIANGLKQIEAEEGNRKERIKQKIRNHFNEWLDENSFDANRFEQELIYYFEKLDITEEIVRLGTHLNYFEKCLNEDSSQGKKLGFISQEIGREINTIGSKANDAGMQKHVILMKDELEKVKEQSLNVL, from the coding sequence ATGATTAAATCAATGACCGGCTTCGGTAATGCCGGATATGAGGATGAGCGCATGGTGATCCAAGTGGAAGTACGTACGCTCAATTCAAAATTTTTGGATCTATCTATCCGGAGCCCGAGACAGTTTAATGATAAAGAACTGGAAATACGAACCCTTGTCCAATCAATTTTGGATCGGGGTAAAGTCAGTGTTACCATTGATTTTCAATCTAAAGGTGGTAGTGAAATGCCAGTAAGCATCAACCAGGAGTTATTTGGGTTGTTTTACCAGAAGTACAAAGAACTTGCAAATACCGTGGGGGATGAGTCTCAGGATATTTTCAAATTAGCCGTTCAGTCTCCAGGTGTTATCACACAGCTGACTGGAGAACAAAGAGATGATCAGGAGGATTGGGAGCAAATAAAGAAAGTACTTATCGAGGCGCTGACAAAATGCAATGCATTTAGACAAGACGAGGGGAATTCGCTTGAGGAGAAGCTTCAAGGTAATATCCGTGAGATCGCCAATGGGTTAAAACAAATTGAAGCAGAAGAGGGGAACCGTAAGGAGCGAATCAAGCAGAAAATAAGAAACCACTTTAATGAGTGGCTGGACGAAAATTCCTTTGATGCCAACCGCTTTGAACAGGAGTTGATCTATTACTTTGAAAAACTCGATATCACTGAAGAAATAGTACGGTTAGGTACCCATTTGAATTATTTTGAAAAGTGTCTTAATGAAGATAGCAGCCAAGGTAAAAAACTTGGGTTTATCAGTCAGGAAATAGGTAGGGAGATCAATACCATTGGTTCCAAGGCTAATGACGCCGGTATGCAAAAGCATGTGATCCTGATGAAAGACGAGCTGGAAAAAGTAAAGGAGCAATCCTTAAATGTATTATAA
- a CDS encoding VanZ family protein has product MLTPGNNFPDASFNFQDKLIHFICFGMLSFLWCGVGVKRAEVSGLEGRVLTNYLIFGIAAGIVLESAQLFIPFRSFDYMDMIVNEIGGIAGLLAYFKIPTTKIGLD; this is encoded by the coding sequence ATGCTTACCCCTGGAAACAACTTCCCGGACGCCAGCTTTAATTTTCAAGATAAGCTCATTCATTTCATCTGCTTTGGTATGCTGAGTTTTCTTTGGTGTGGAGTGGGCGTAAAACGGGCTGAAGTATCGGGACTAGAAGGCAGAGTACTGACCAACTATTTGATTTTCGGAATAGCCGCTGGAATAGTTTTAGAAAGCGCACAGTTATTTATCCCCTTCCGATCTTTTGATTATATGGACATGATAGTCAACGAAATAGGGGGGATAGCAGGTCTATTAGCATATTTTAAGATTCCCACTACCAAAATCGGCTTGGATTAG